A DNA window from Trichosurus vulpecula isolate mTriVul1 chromosome 2, mTriVul1.pri, whole genome shotgun sequence contains the following coding sequences:
- the LOC118838156 gene encoding zinc finger protein 420-like, whose translation MAPGTQKHPFQELVTFRDVIVDFTKEEWSLLDQSQKQLYKKVMLENIQNLLSLDLVTRIEVNEVTRNYGIFLEKHDLQRFMSDGPWNFKLTEIHDSNIKVDKSTKSDLELDETGKRFSKPSILNHCKKMISENDSVQDSEYSKCFLEHVEFFPSHEKPPEMPVYPGNQWEMPWSWSSDLIRYQKSDTGERLCVSNEGGKALSHNSKLITHQEIPIRKEAEEHNEREAVSSHLSSLPCQPRFYPGMKSHACRQCGKAFGWNLDLEISDKIHTGEKFCECHECKKAVCYGSLFIGDQRIHTGEKLFECNQCGKAFTDSGSLSVHQRIHTGEKPYECNLCGKAFTQKGNLAAHQKIHTGVKPYEYNQCGKAFTRRQRLVAHQRSRTGEKPFECNQCGKAFRQRSHLAAHHRSHTGEKPYECNQCGKAFTESGSLSVHQRIHTGEKPYECNQCGKAFTRRQRLVAHQRIHTGEKPYECNPCGKAFTDSGSLSVHQRIHTEEKPYECNQCGKAFRQKGNLAVHQKIHTGEKPFECNQCGKTFIRRQRLVAHQRIHTGEKPFECNLCGRAFRQKGNLAAHQKIHTGEKPFECNQCGKTFRKSCHLTGHQRIHTGEKPYECNQCGKAFTRRQRLVAHQRVHTGEKPFECNQCGKAYTDSGSLSVHQRIHTGEKLYECNHCGKAFTRRQRLVAHQRIHTGEKPYECNQCGKAFTESVSLSVHQRIHSGEKPYECNQCGKGFTMVQTLAVHQRIHTGEKPYECNLCGKAFRQKSHLAAHQKIHTGEKPYECNECGKTFGKSFHLAAHQRSHTGKKPYECNQCGKAFTDNGTESCFPSENPHWRETL comes from the exons GAGCTGGTGACATTCAGGGATGTGATTGTGGACTTCACTAAGGAGGAGTGGAGCCTCTTGGACCAATCTCAGAAACAACTGTACAAGAAGGTCATGCTGGAGAATATCCAGAACCTGCTGTCCTTGG ATTTAGTTACCAGGATTGAAGTCAATGAGGTGACTAGGAATTATGGAATTTTTCTGGAAAAACATGACCTGCAAAGATTCATGAGTGATGGTCCCTGGAACTTCAAGTTGACAGAAATCCATGACTCTAATATCAAGGTTGATAAAAGTACAAAGAGTGACCTTGAACTTGATGAAACTGGAAAGAGATTCAGTAAGCCTTCTATCCTAAATCACTGTAAGAAAATGATCTCAGAGAATGACTCTGTTCAGGATAGTGAATATAGCAAATGCTTTCTTGAACATGTAGAGTTTTTTCCATCCCATGAGAAGCCTCCTGAAATGCCAGTGTATCCAGGTAATCAATGGGAAATGCCCTGGTCCTGGAGTTCAGACCTCATTAGATATCAGAAGAGTGACACTGGAGAAAGGCTTTGTGTAAGTAATGAAGGTGGGAAGGCCTTGAGTCATAACTCTAAGCTCATTACTCATCAGGAAATTCCCATTAGAAAGGAGGCTGAGGAACATAATGAACGTGAAGCAGTTTCATCCCATCTCTCATCACTTCCTTGCCAGCCTAGATTTTACCCTGGAATGAAAAGTCATGCATGTCGtcagtgtgggaaggcctttggTTGGAACTTAGATCTTGAGATCTCAGATaagattcatactggagagaagttCTGTGAATGTCATGAATGTAAGAAGGCTGTCTGCTACGGATCTCTCTTTATTGGTgaccagagaatccacactggagagaaactatttgaatgtaatcaatgtggaaaggctttcacagacAGTGGCAGTCTTTccgtacatcagagaatccacactggagagaaaccttatgaatgtaatctgtgtggaaaggctttcacacagaagggcaatcttgctgcacatcagaaaatccacactggagtgAAGCCTTATGAAtataatcagtgtggaaaggcttttacaagGAGGCAGAGACTTGTTGCCCATCAGAGAAGCcgcactggagaaaaaccttttgaatgtaatcagtgtggaaaggctttcagacagAGGAGCCATCTTGCTGCGCATCACAGaagccacactggagagaaaccttatgaatgtaatcaatgtggaaaggctttcacagagAGTGGCAGTCTttctgtacatcagagaatccacactggagagaagccttatgaatgtaatcaatgtggaaaggctttcacaaggAGGCAGAGACTTGTTgcccatcagagaattcacactggagagaagccttatgaatgtaatccatgtggaaaagctttcacagACAGTGGTAGTCTttctgtacatcagagaatccacactgaagAGAAGCCTTACGAAtgcaatcagtgtggaaaggctttcagacagAAGGGCAATCTTGCTGTACATCAgaaaatccatactggagagaaaccttttgaatgtaatcaatgtggaaagactttcataagGAGGCAGAGACTTGttgcccatcagagaatccacactggagaaaaaccttttgaatgtaatctgTGTGGAAGGGCTTTCAGACAGAAGGGcaatcttgctgcacatcagaaaatccatactggagagaaaccttttgaatgtaatcagtgtggaaagactttcagaaagAGCTGCCATCTTACtggacatcagagaatccacactggagagaagccttatgaatgtaatcagtgtggaaaggctttcacaaggAGGCAGAGACTTGTTGCTCATCAGAGagtccacactggagaaaaaccttttgaatgtaatcagtgtggaaaggcttacACAGACAGTGGCAGTCTttctgtacatcagagaatccacactggagagaagctttatgaatgtaatcattgtggaaaagcttttacaagGAGGCAGAGACTTGttgcccatcagagaatccacactggagagaaaccttatgaatgtaatcagtgtggaaaggctttcacagagAGTGTCAGTCTttctgtacatcagagaatccacagtggagagaagccttacgaatgtaatcagtgtggaaagggttTCACAATGGTGCAGACACTTGCTGTCCATCAGAGAatacacactggagagaaaccttatgaatgtaatctgtgtggaaaggcttttagacaGAAGAGccatcttgctgcacatcagaaaattcacactggagagaagccttatgaatgtaatgagtgtggaaagactttcggAAAGAGCTTCCATCTTGCTGCCCATCAGAGAAGCCATACtggaaagaaaccttatgaatgtaatcaatgtggaaaggcttttacagaCAATGGCACAGAGTCTTGCttcccatcagagaatccacactggagagaaaccttgtgA